A stretch of the Oxyura jamaicensis isolate SHBP4307 breed ruddy duck chromosome 4, BPBGC_Ojam_1.0, whole genome shotgun sequence genome encodes the following:
- the PSMD10 gene encoding 26S proteasome non-ATPase regulatory subunit 10 produces the protein MSAGAMAGAVSVSEVAVCNMAYGGRLDELRAQLQRDRGLATAADQAGRTALHWACSAGHAAVADLLLGLEVPVSEKDDAGWTPLHIAASAGRDEIVKALLDKGAHVNAVNQNGCTPLHYAASKNKQEIAIMLLENGADPDATDHFQSTPLHRAAAKGNLKMIQILLRHKASVNIQDSEGNTPLHLACDEERVDEAKLLVSHGASIHIENKEELTPLKVAKGGLGAILKRMVEG, from the exons ATGTCGGCGGGCGCCATGGCGGGCGCGGTGTCGGTGTCGGAGGTGGCGGTGTGCAACATGGCGTACGGCGGGCGCCTGGACGAGCTGCGCGCCCAGCTGCAGCGCGACAGGGGCCTGGCCACGGCGGCCGACCAG GCCGGCCGCACCGCGCTGCACTGGGCCTGCTCGGCCGGGCACGCCGCTGTCGCtgacctgctgctggggctcgaGGTGCCTGTCAGCGAGAAGGACGAC GCTGGTTGGACTCCCTTGCATATTGCCGCTTCGGCAGGCCGTGATGAAATTGTAAAAGCCCTCCTTGACAAGGGTGCTCATGTAAATGCTGTCAATCAGAACGGCTGTACACCCCTACATTATGCAGCCTCCAAAAATAAGCAGGAG ATTGCAATCATGCTTTTAGAGAATGGAGCTGATCCAGATGCAACAGACCACTTTCAATCCACCCCATtacacagagcagcagccaaaGGAAACCTAAAAATGATACAGATCCTTCTGCGGCACAAGGCGTCTGTTAATATACAGGACTCGGAAGGAAATACGCCTCT TCATTTAGCCTGCGATGAAGAGAGAGTGGATGAGGCAAAGCTGCTGGTGTCTCACGGTGCAAGTATTCACATTGAGAACAAAGAAGAGCTGACCCCCCTGAAAGTGGCAAAGGGTGGCCTGGGAGCCATACTTAAAAGAATGGTGGAAGGCTAG
- the VSIG1 gene encoding V-set and immunoglobulin domain-containing protein 1 isoform X1 encodes MGAKPGAPGGHGAQRAVGRAPGTTTMTRGSRQSRRQRGHASGVVVTVPEKIVNVTTGGNATLLCTYTSSQPLGNFFIQWSFYSAKESQLHTHSPCHGILSMDEKSVSHCQKMVYVTDARGRCSWRYKIYYYSGGQSYSYGEFKNRITAATGPGNASITISNMQPSDTGSYTCEVFSPLNDAGQSQKSVIVNVLVKPSKPFCKIEGTPEKGHLIYLLCKCEEGLPHPTYHWYKVDDNTLTPVTEQINPNTGILYIGNLTTFETGYYRCIASNVMGNSTCELDLTSMHSDSAIVAGALIGAIVAAVIICVIVWVLTKKAKKKKSSSNEMQVMAQKQSNAEYVQVPNEENIPATTAPSSNATNEYPSVDETAASGTPENDEKQDVEKEETA; translated from the exons ATGGGGGCCAAGCCAGGAGCCCCAGGTGGCCACGGGGCCCAGAGGGCTGTGGGAAGGGCCCCGGGAACCACCACCATGACACGCGGCAGCCGGCAGAGCCGAAGGCAAAGAG GTCACGCCAGCGGCGTTGTGGTGACCGTTCCTGAGAAGATAGTGAATGTCACGACAGGCGGCAACGCAACCCTCCTCTGTACGTACACGAGTTCTCAGCCGCTGGGAAATTTCTTTATCCAGTGGAGCTTTTACAGTGCCAAAGAGAGCCAGCTGCACACC CACTCCCCGTGTCACGGTATTCTGAGTATGGATGAAAAGTCAGTCAGTCATTGTCAAAAGATGGTGTATGTGACAGATGCACGGGGAAGATGTAGCTGGAGATACaag ATCTATTATTATTCAGGAGGACAGTCTTACTCCTATGGAGAGTTTAAGAACAGGATCACAGCTGCAACAGGTCCAGGGAATGCATCGATAACAATCTCCAACATGCAGCCCTCTGACACTGGTTCCTACACCTGTGAAGTTTTCAGCCCACTGAACGatgctggccagagccaaaaATCAGTGATTGTCAACGTGCTGG TCAAACCATCAAAGCCTTTCTGCAAAATAGAAGGAACGCCAGAGAAAGGCCATCTAATCTACCTCTTATGCAAATGTGAAGAGGGATTGCCTCACCCTACCTACCACTGGTACAAAGTAGACGACAATACCCTCACGCCTGTGACTGAGCAAATTA ATCCAAACACTGGCATTCTTTACATTGGCAACCTCACTACCTTTGAAACAGGATATTACCGCTGTATAGCCAGCAATGTCATGGGGAACAGTACCTGTGAGCTTGACCTAACTTCAATGC atTCAGACAGTGCTATTGTTGCTGGAGCATTAATTGGAGCAATTGTGGCAGCTGTTATCATTTGTGTTATCGTCTGGGTCTTAaccaagaaagcaaagaaaaagaagtcatcAAGTAATGAAATGCa AGTAATGGCTCAGAAACAATCCAATGCAGAGTATGTTCAGGTACCGAATGAAGAAAACATACCTGCAACCACAGCTCCGTCAAGCAACGCGACAAACGAATACCCCAGTGTTGATGAAACAGCAGCCTCTGGAACACCTGAAAATGATGAGAAGCAAGAcgtggaaaaagaagaaacagccTAG
- the VSIG1 gene encoding V-set and immunoglobulin domain-containing protein 1 isoform X2 — protein MFATMLKILPILATLAGHASGVVVTVPEKIVNVTTGGNATLLCTYTSSQPLGNFFIQWSFYSAKESQLHTHSPCHGILSMDEKSVSHCQKMVYVTDARGRCSWRYKIYYYSGGQSYSYGEFKNRITAATGPGNASITISNMQPSDTGSYTCEVFSPLNDAGQSQKSVIVNVLVKPSKPFCKIEGTPEKGHLIYLLCKCEEGLPHPTYHWYKVDDNTLTPVTEQINPNTGILYIGNLTTFETGYYRCIASNVMGNSTCELDLTSMHSDSAIVAGALIGAIVAAVIICVIVWVLTKKAKKKKSSSNEMQVMAQKQSNAEYVQVPNEENIPATTAPSSNATNEYPSVDETAASGTPENDEKQDVEKEETA, from the exons ATGTTTGCAACGATGCTGAAGATACTTCCAATCCTAGCCACTCTTGCAG GTCACGCCAGCGGCGTTGTGGTGACCGTTCCTGAGAAGATAGTGAATGTCACGACAGGCGGCAACGCAACCCTCCTCTGTACGTACACGAGTTCTCAGCCGCTGGGAAATTTCTTTATCCAGTGGAGCTTTTACAGTGCCAAAGAGAGCCAGCTGCACACC CACTCCCCGTGTCACGGTATTCTGAGTATGGATGAAAAGTCAGTCAGTCATTGTCAAAAGATGGTGTATGTGACAGATGCACGGGGAAGATGTAGCTGGAGATACaag ATCTATTATTATTCAGGAGGACAGTCTTACTCCTATGGAGAGTTTAAGAACAGGATCACAGCTGCAACAGGTCCAGGGAATGCATCGATAACAATCTCCAACATGCAGCCCTCTGACACTGGTTCCTACACCTGTGAAGTTTTCAGCCCACTGAACGatgctggccagagccaaaaATCAGTGATTGTCAACGTGCTGG TCAAACCATCAAAGCCTTTCTGCAAAATAGAAGGAACGCCAGAGAAAGGCCATCTAATCTACCTCTTATGCAAATGTGAAGAGGGATTGCCTCACCCTACCTACCACTGGTACAAAGTAGACGACAATACCCTCACGCCTGTGACTGAGCAAATTA ATCCAAACACTGGCATTCTTTACATTGGCAACCTCACTACCTTTGAAACAGGATATTACCGCTGTATAGCCAGCAATGTCATGGGGAACAGTACCTGTGAGCTTGACCTAACTTCAATGC atTCAGACAGTGCTATTGTTGCTGGAGCATTAATTGGAGCAATTGTGGCAGCTGTTATCATTTGTGTTATCGTCTGGGTCTTAaccaagaaagcaaagaaaaagaagtcatcAAGTAATGAAATGCa AGTAATGGCTCAGAAACAATCCAATGCAGAGTATGTTCAGGTACCGAATGAAGAAAACATACCTGCAACCACAGCTCCGTCAAGCAACGCGACAAACGAATACCCCAGTGTTGATGAAACAGCAGCCTCTGGAACACCTGAAAATGATGAGAAGCAAGAcgtggaaaaagaagaaacagccTAG
- the VSIG1 gene encoding V-set and immunoglobulin domain-containing protein 1 isoform X3: MGAKPGAPGGHGAQRAVGRAPGTTTMTRGSRQSRRQRGHASGVVVTVPEKIVNVTTGGNATLLCTYTSSQPLGNFFIQWSFYSAKESQLHTIYYYSGGQSYSYGEFKNRITAATGPGNASITISNMQPSDTGSYTCEVFSPLNDAGQSQKSVIVNVLVKPSKPFCKIEGTPEKGHLIYLLCKCEEGLPHPTYHWYKVDDNTLTPVTEQINPNTGILYIGNLTTFETGYYRCIASNVMGNSTCELDLTSMHSDSAIVAGALIGAIVAAVIICVIVWVLTKKAKKKKSSSNEMQVMAQKQSNAEYVQVPNEENIPATTAPSSNATNEYPSVDETAASGTPENDEKQDVEKEETA; encoded by the exons ATGGGGGCCAAGCCAGGAGCCCCAGGTGGCCACGGGGCCCAGAGGGCTGTGGGAAGGGCCCCGGGAACCACCACCATGACACGCGGCAGCCGGCAGAGCCGAAGGCAAAGAG GTCACGCCAGCGGCGTTGTGGTGACCGTTCCTGAGAAGATAGTGAATGTCACGACAGGCGGCAACGCAACCCTCCTCTGTACGTACACGAGTTCTCAGCCGCTGGGAAATTTCTTTATCCAGTGGAGCTTTTACAGTGCCAAAGAGAGCCAGCTGCACACC ATCTATTATTATTCAGGAGGACAGTCTTACTCCTATGGAGAGTTTAAGAACAGGATCACAGCTGCAACAGGTCCAGGGAATGCATCGATAACAATCTCCAACATGCAGCCCTCTGACACTGGTTCCTACACCTGTGAAGTTTTCAGCCCACTGAACGatgctggccagagccaaaaATCAGTGATTGTCAACGTGCTGG TCAAACCATCAAAGCCTTTCTGCAAAATAGAAGGAACGCCAGAGAAAGGCCATCTAATCTACCTCTTATGCAAATGTGAAGAGGGATTGCCTCACCCTACCTACCACTGGTACAAAGTAGACGACAATACCCTCACGCCTGTGACTGAGCAAATTA ATCCAAACACTGGCATTCTTTACATTGGCAACCTCACTACCTTTGAAACAGGATATTACCGCTGTATAGCCAGCAATGTCATGGGGAACAGTACCTGTGAGCTTGACCTAACTTCAATGC atTCAGACAGTGCTATTGTTGCTGGAGCATTAATTGGAGCAATTGTGGCAGCTGTTATCATTTGTGTTATCGTCTGGGTCTTAaccaagaaagcaaagaaaaagaagtcatcAAGTAATGAAATGCa AGTAATGGCTCAGAAACAATCCAATGCAGAGTATGTTCAGGTACCGAATGAAGAAAACATACCTGCAACCACAGCTCCGTCAAGCAACGCGACAAACGAATACCCCAGTGTTGATGAAACAGCAGCCTCTGGAACACCTGAAAATGATGAGAAGCAAGAcgtggaaaaagaagaaacagccTAG
- the VSIG1 gene encoding V-set and immunoglobulin domain-containing protein 1 isoform X4, with translation MFATMLKILPILATLAGHASGVVVTVPEKIVNVTTGGNATLLCTYTSSQPLGNFFIQWSFYSAKESQLHTIYYYSGGQSYSYGEFKNRITAATGPGNASITISNMQPSDTGSYTCEVFSPLNDAGQSQKSVIVNVLVKPSKPFCKIEGTPEKGHLIYLLCKCEEGLPHPTYHWYKVDDNTLTPVTEQINPNTGILYIGNLTTFETGYYRCIASNVMGNSTCELDLTSMHSDSAIVAGALIGAIVAAVIICVIVWVLTKKAKKKKSSSNEMQVMAQKQSNAEYVQVPNEENIPATTAPSSNATNEYPSVDETAASGTPENDEKQDVEKEETA, from the exons ATGTTTGCAACGATGCTGAAGATACTTCCAATCCTAGCCACTCTTGCAG GTCACGCCAGCGGCGTTGTGGTGACCGTTCCTGAGAAGATAGTGAATGTCACGACAGGCGGCAACGCAACCCTCCTCTGTACGTACACGAGTTCTCAGCCGCTGGGAAATTTCTTTATCCAGTGGAGCTTTTACAGTGCCAAAGAGAGCCAGCTGCACACC ATCTATTATTATTCAGGAGGACAGTCTTACTCCTATGGAGAGTTTAAGAACAGGATCACAGCTGCAACAGGTCCAGGGAATGCATCGATAACAATCTCCAACATGCAGCCCTCTGACACTGGTTCCTACACCTGTGAAGTTTTCAGCCCACTGAACGatgctggccagagccaaaaATCAGTGATTGTCAACGTGCTGG TCAAACCATCAAAGCCTTTCTGCAAAATAGAAGGAACGCCAGAGAAAGGCCATCTAATCTACCTCTTATGCAAATGTGAAGAGGGATTGCCTCACCCTACCTACCACTGGTACAAAGTAGACGACAATACCCTCACGCCTGTGACTGAGCAAATTA ATCCAAACACTGGCATTCTTTACATTGGCAACCTCACTACCTTTGAAACAGGATATTACCGCTGTATAGCCAGCAATGTCATGGGGAACAGTACCTGTGAGCTTGACCTAACTTCAATGC atTCAGACAGTGCTATTGTTGCTGGAGCATTAATTGGAGCAATTGTGGCAGCTGTTATCATTTGTGTTATCGTCTGGGTCTTAaccaagaaagcaaagaaaaagaagtcatcAAGTAATGAAATGCa AGTAATGGCTCAGAAACAATCCAATGCAGAGTATGTTCAGGTACCGAATGAAGAAAACATACCTGCAACCACAGCTCCGTCAAGCAACGCGACAAACGAATACCCCAGTGTTGATGAAACAGCAGCCTCTGGAACACCTGAAAATGATGAGAAGCAAGAcgtggaaaaagaagaaacagccTAG
- the VSIG1 gene encoding V-set and immunoglobulin domain-containing protein 1 isoform X5, with translation MGAKPGAPGGHGAQRAVGRAPGTTTMTRGSRQSRRQRGHASGVVVTVPEKIVNVTTGGNATLLCTYTSSQPLGNFFIQWSFYSAKESQLHTHSPCHGILSMDEKSVSHCQKMVYVTDARGRCSWRYKIYYYSGGQSYSYGEFKNRITAATGPGNASITISNMQPSDTGSYTCEVFSPLNDAGQSQKSVIVNVLVKPSKPFCKIEGTPEKGHLIYLLCKCEEGLPHPTYHWYKVDDNTLTPVTEQINPNTGILYIGNLTTFETGYYRCIASNVMGNSTCELDLTSMHSDSAIVAGALIGAIVAAVIICVIVWVLTKKAKKKKSSK, from the exons ATGGGGGCCAAGCCAGGAGCCCCAGGTGGCCACGGGGCCCAGAGGGCTGTGGGAAGGGCCCCGGGAACCACCACCATGACACGCGGCAGCCGGCAGAGCCGAAGGCAAAGAG GTCACGCCAGCGGCGTTGTGGTGACCGTTCCTGAGAAGATAGTGAATGTCACGACAGGCGGCAACGCAACCCTCCTCTGTACGTACACGAGTTCTCAGCCGCTGGGAAATTTCTTTATCCAGTGGAGCTTTTACAGTGCCAAAGAGAGCCAGCTGCACACC CACTCCCCGTGTCACGGTATTCTGAGTATGGATGAAAAGTCAGTCAGTCATTGTCAAAAGATGGTGTATGTGACAGATGCACGGGGAAGATGTAGCTGGAGATACaag ATCTATTATTATTCAGGAGGACAGTCTTACTCCTATGGAGAGTTTAAGAACAGGATCACAGCTGCAACAGGTCCAGGGAATGCATCGATAACAATCTCCAACATGCAGCCCTCTGACACTGGTTCCTACACCTGTGAAGTTTTCAGCCCACTGAACGatgctggccagagccaaaaATCAGTGATTGTCAACGTGCTGG TCAAACCATCAAAGCCTTTCTGCAAAATAGAAGGAACGCCAGAGAAAGGCCATCTAATCTACCTCTTATGCAAATGTGAAGAGGGATTGCCTCACCCTACCTACCACTGGTACAAAGTAGACGACAATACCCTCACGCCTGTGACTGAGCAAATTA ATCCAAACACTGGCATTCTTTACATTGGCAACCTCACTACCTTTGAAACAGGATATTACCGCTGTATAGCCAGCAATGTCATGGGGAACAGTACCTGTGAGCTTGACCTAACTTCAATGC atTCAGACAGTGCTATTGTTGCTGGAGCATTAATTGGAGCAATTGTGGCAGCTGTTATCATTTGTGTTATCGTCTGGGTCTTAaccaagaaagcaaagaaaaagaagtcatcAA AGTAA